Proteins encoded by one window of Candidatus Aramenus sp. CH1:
- a CDS encoding ATP-binding protein yields MSSDELYNGIKDRMEKARALAVTLGDVIGSVAQNIPNKVEENQFVVNVVVSPEVYYKYSFLGKIGIFLGVVDIRTLYFILLRVVGYERSDVTNYLFDGSPVVSSVDEENPGTLINNVLIKCEMLTKLDVLSSSEIQPADVIVEPQSPVIIPRAEVVERALGINAGSLKLGFLAIEGERVKVSTSLDELNYHFLILGTTGAGKTSFIKNLLSGFYKLDEEGSKVFVFDTTGDYYHMFLPPDLTSKRVMEGVRAFEELYGKLSGIELDVVYPVTRGWLRKYLDGDYSIGKITSTYYDLYVKPLVAYLERKGVKLYTSIVHNTINISSSSWNSKITVYPFFFKFSSVKRILYKLNPYFSEQASHFLKIITTKSELAKLNTLREFVDALDDNTFEKMKLHRSTRENILRGLYLLLETGMFDLKLKRSSIRKVVDEGTKIVVFDLYNSEVDDLAQKIFVYYVLDRIFALREARLRKGEAKGRYLIVIDEAHKFFPSMRGGEEDNYYVRRVASKISLMMRLGRRRKIGFIFATHNPNDLNDIVVQLSNTKVIFRIRQEIAESFGLSKNEAKVLSWEGNGVAFIISPWLREGRVKIRVPVPPPVGHYDLSRT; encoded by the coding sequence ATGAGCAGTGATGAGCTCTATAACGGCATAAAGGACAGGATGGAAAAGGCAAGGGCACTTGCGGTAACATTAGGCGACGTTATCGGGAGCGTAGCCCAAAACATACCGAACAAGGTGGAGGAGAACCAGTTCGTAGTAAACGTAGTCGTAAGTCCAGAGGTGTACTATAAGTACAGCTTCCTGGGAAAGATAGGCATCTTCTTGGGGGTAGTGGACATAAGGACGCTCTACTTCATCCTATTAAGGGTAGTAGGTTACGAGAGGAGCGACGTGACTAACTACCTCTTCGACGGCTCCCCGGTGGTCTCTTCAGTGGACGAGGAAAATCCGGGCACTCTAATAAACAACGTGCTAATAAAATGCGAAATGCTCACTAAGCTAGACGTCCTCTCTTCGTCGGAAATTCAACCCGCAGACGTAATAGTTGAGCCCCAGTCACCGGTCATAATACCAAGGGCAGAGGTGGTTGAGAGGGCCCTAGGGATAAACGCAGGGAGTTTGAAACTGGGGTTCCTCGCTATCGAGGGTGAAAGGGTAAAGGTGAGCACAAGCCTAGACGAGCTCAATTATCACTTCCTCATCCTGGGCACAACTGGAGCTGGAAAGACGTCGTTTATAAAGAACTTGCTGTCAGGCTTTTACAAGCTAGATGAGGAGGGCAGTAAGGTATTCGTATTCGATACTACAGGGGACTACTACCACATGTTCCTACCCCCTGATCTGACTAGCAAGAGAGTGATGGAAGGAGTGAGGGCGTTTGAGGAACTCTACGGCAAGTTAAGCGGGATAGAGCTGGACGTAGTCTATCCAGTGACTAGGGGGTGGTTGAGGAAGTACCTTGACGGAGATTACTCTATAGGCAAGATAACTAGCACGTACTACGACCTCTACGTAAAACCGTTGGTAGCGTACTTGGAGAGAAAGGGAGTAAAATTATACACCTCTATTGTACACAATACAATAAATATCTCAAGTAGCTCTTGGAATTCCAAAATAACAGTGTACCCGTTCTTTTTCAAGTTCAGCTCAGTCAAGAGGATCTTGTACAAATTGAACCCTTACTTCAGCGAGCAGGCGTCGCACTTCCTGAAGATCATCACTACCAAGAGCGAACTGGCCAAGCTTAACACACTAAGGGAGTTCGTGGACGCATTGGACGACAACACGTTTGAGAAGATGAAATTGCACAGGAGCACCAGGGAAAACATCCTAAGGGGGCTTTACTTGCTCCTTGAAACGGGGATGTTCGACCTCAAACTGAAGAGGAGTAGCATAAGGAAAGTCGTAGACGAAGGGACGAAAATAGTGGTATTTGACCTGTATAATAGCGAAGTGGACGACCTAGCCCAGAAGATCTTCGTCTACTATGTTCTGGACAGGATATTTGCTTTAAGGGAGGCCAGGCTTAGGAAAGGGGAGGCCAAGGGCAGGTATTTGATAGTCATAGACGAGGCACACAAGTTCTTTCCCTCAATGAGAGGTGGAGAAGAGGACAACTACTACGTCAGGAGAGTAGCGAGCAAGATCTCGCTAATGATGAGGTTGGGAAGGAGGAGGAAAATAGGTTTTATCTTCGCTACCCACAACCCAAACGACCTAAACGACATAGTTGTACAACTCTCAAACACCAAGGTAATCTTCAGGATAAGGCAGGAGATCGCGGAGTCGTTTGGACTTTCAAAGAACGAAGCTAAGGTTCTGAGCTGGGAAGGGAACGGAGTCGCGTTTATTATCTCCCCTTGGTTAAGAGAAGGTAGGGTCAAAATTCGCGTCCCTGTACCTCCTCCAGTAGGTCATTACGACCTCTCGAGGACGTAA
- a CDS encoding DNA double-strand break repair nuclease NurA has translation MVNVYGIYEVLRYDVINLISSYLNSSSISEDYVDLSPNSESIPLVKPQELVREEIPKRSWNEVLALDGSSRSFVSGKGSISIASLAVASITRGIYGVYPSVDGNGGLPLQEPFIAVASSTAERSRLDPYIYASKYVSFVSLDGRPFSSIRGVEQVETELRALLETKALGFLKGKGAVIVDGPLFPSYLYLSAKVRDKIIEERRKALDQNFIGVVKRIDKSQYLVNTLNGEYRDFFIQRYKVDPKSFVSDEAFLLSLTRFNENTPYSPTVIGPFMSEEKGTPIFVNYLVIPFNPYVPKFSILRVESLVNSEEVIRNLLAIKITREGIPYLLALADAVAKKVSQGLYKLVISGLQKVGLQSSYYSRIEELGT, from the coding sequence ATGGTCAATGTCTACGGGATTTACGAGGTACTTAGGTATGACGTTATAAACTTAATTTCCAGCTACCTAAACTCCTCCTCCATAAGCGAGGATTACGTCGATCTGAGCCCAAATTCTGAGTCTATACCCCTTGTAAAACCACAGGAGCTGGTGAGGGAGGAGATACCAAAGAGGTCGTGGAACGAGGTATTGGCTTTAGACGGAAGTAGTAGGAGCTTCGTTTCCGGTAAGGGCTCAATAAGCATTGCCAGCTTGGCCGTAGCCTCCATAACGAGAGGGATCTACGGCGTTTATCCCTCCGTAGACGGTAACGGAGGTCTACCACTACAAGAGCCGTTCATAGCTGTAGCCTCTTCAACGGCAGAGCGGTCTAGGCTCGACCCCTACATCTACGCCTCCAAGTACGTTTCGTTTGTCTCTTTAGACGGAAGGCCATTTAGTTCCATAAGGGGGGTAGAGCAAGTGGAGACGGAGTTACGGGCTTTATTAGAGACGAAGGCTTTAGGCTTCCTCAAGGGAAAAGGGGCGGTAATAGTTGACGGTCCCTTGTTTCCTTCTTACTTGTACTTGAGCGCCAAAGTTAGGGACAAGATAATTGAGGAGAGAAGGAAGGCATTAGACCAGAACTTTATAGGTGTGGTCAAAAGGATAGACAAGTCCCAGTACTTGGTTAACACGTTAAATGGCGAGTACCGAGATTTCTTTATACAGAGATACAAGGTAGACCCAAAGTCGTTTGTCTCAGACGAGGCCTTCCTCTTAAGCTTAACCAGGTTTAACGAGAATACACCTTACTCACCTACTGTAATAGGCCCCTTCATGAGCGAGGAGAAAGGCACTCCGATATTCGTGAATTACTTGGTTATCCCGTTCAATCCTTACGTACCTAAGTTCTCAATCCTTAGGGTAGAGAGCCTGGTCAACTCTGAAGAAGTGATTAGAAACCTTCTGGCGATAAAGATAACGAGGGAAGGGATACCTTACCTCCTCGCTTTAGCGGACGCCGTAGCAAAGAAGGTGTCACAGGGCCTATATAAGCTGGTGATAAGCGGTCTGCAGAAGGTAGGGCTACAGTCCAGTTACTACAGCAGGATAGAGGAGCTGGGAACATGA
- a CDS encoding FAD-dependent oxidoreductase, giving the protein MKVLVLGGGASGMSSSSRVRRLRPDAEITVIERTKMVSHAPCGIPYFVEGLFDNENLFMTYTPDFFREKRKINVLTNVEVKEVDLSSRVVKANGSKFEYDYLVISLGARPKKVAEGKKVFYVHHPAEAVELRKKLWPLNRVAIVGGGILGVEMAEALVERGVKVVLFHRSGYVLNKMLDEDMGKVITERMAKDVELHLGETFERVEENGAIVVTDKGKYEVDGTIIAIGVEPNIDLVRDQVKLGKTGAIWTDSHMETNVKGVYAVGDAVEAKNIVTGKEFYMPFAPVANKMGYVAGSNIAGKEMEFPGSVGTMITKYRDLFIAKTGILESEAKSLGIKTFSAMIRTKTRARYYPGAKEIYVKLVAEEGTKRVLGGQIIGGEEVLGRIDMIAAQVMKGFTVEDMFFTDMGYLPAISEVWDPVIIAVRQLMKD; this is encoded by the coding sequence ATGAAAGTCCTAGTTTTAGGTGGCGGAGCCTCTGGGATGAGCTCTTCGTCTAGGGTAAGGAGGCTAAGGCCAGATGCGGAAATAACAGTCATTGAGAGGACTAAGATGGTAAGCCACGCCCCTTGCGGTATCCCGTACTTTGTGGAGGGCCTTTTTGACAACGAGAACCTCTTCATGACGTACACCCCTGACTTCTTCCGCGAAAAGAGGAAGATTAACGTCCTCACTAACGTGGAGGTTAAGGAAGTTGACTTAAGCTCTAGGGTTGTGAAAGCAAATGGTAGCAAGTTCGAATACGATTACCTCGTTATCTCTTTGGGGGCGAGACCAAAGAAAGTGGCAGAAGGTAAGAAGGTCTTCTACGTACACCACCCTGCTGAAGCGGTGGAGCTTAGGAAAAAGCTCTGGCCCTTGAATAGAGTCGCAATAGTGGGCGGAGGAATACTGGGGGTGGAAATGGCTGAGGCCCTTGTAGAGAGGGGAGTCAAAGTAGTGCTCTTCCATAGGTCTGGTTACGTTCTCAATAAAATGCTCGACGAGGACATGGGCAAGGTAATAACGGAGAGGATGGCCAAGGACGTAGAGCTCCACTTAGGCGAGACCTTTGAAAGGGTTGAGGAGAATGGAGCTATTGTGGTAACAGACAAGGGAAAATACGAAGTAGATGGTACCATCATAGCTATAGGAGTAGAGCCCAACATTGACCTAGTAAGGGATCAGGTCAAACTGGGAAAGACCGGGGCTATATGGACTGATTCCCACATGGAGACCAACGTCAAGGGTGTCTATGCAGTTGGGGACGCGGTGGAGGCCAAGAACATAGTGACTGGGAAGGAGTTTTACATGCCCTTTGCCCCAGTGGCCAATAAGATGGGATACGTGGCAGGGAGCAACATAGCGGGCAAGGAAATGGAGTTCCCAGGGAGCGTTGGCACAATGATCACGAAGTACAGGGACTTGTTTATAGCGAAGACGGGCATCCTGGAAAGCGAGGCAAAGAGCTTAGGCATAAAGACGTTTTCCGCGATGATAAGGACGAAGACGAGGGCCAGGTACTATCCAGGGGCTAAGGAGATCTACGTAAAGCTTGTAGCGGAAGAAGGCACTAAGAGAGTCCTAGGAGGACAGATAATAGGAGGGGAAGAGGTACTCGGAAGGATCGACATGATAGCAGCCCAGGTGATGAAGGGGTTTACGGTGGAGGACATGTTCTTCACGGACATGGGCTACCTGCCTGCAATCTCTGAGGTATGGGATCCGGTTATTATTGCAGTAAGGCAACTAATGAAGGATTGA
- a CDS encoding bifunctional phosphoglucose/phosphomannose isomerase, whose product MLKNYLKWPELFEEAKGIEVPEVRGERVVYTGMGGSYIPGKVAEILDFPVDYASVPGIPRRVDEKTVMIAVSYSGTTGETIEAVKRALNKGSKVVVITSGGNLEKLARENNVPVVKVKGLSQTRYSFPVLFTPVLKLLSYLSGVKLNLDLLKEGVIKGKERMMKLAEELATSINGVIPVFYASKYFPIAVRFKQEVNENAKHPAFYGEIPEVNHNEIESYANGKYLFPVVIGNEDLDKVTSQVLNARQIEPPFNDVLMNISSLMFLAGVTSIKMAERMGVNPEKLSVIPKARSLTSNLFKL is encoded by the coding sequence GTGCTTAAGAACTACTTGAAGTGGCCAGAGCTATTTGAGGAAGCAAAGGGAATTGAGGTACCAGAAGTAAGGGGAGAGAGAGTAGTCTATACAGGGATGGGCGGTAGCTACATCCCCGGGAAAGTAGCAGAAATCCTTGACTTCCCCGTAGACTACGCGTCGGTGCCAGGGATACCTAGGAGAGTTGACGAAAAGACCGTCATGATAGCAGTAAGCTACTCTGGGACTACGGGAGAGACAATAGAAGCGGTAAAGAGGGCGTTAAACAAGGGCTCCAAGGTGGTCGTCATCACATCAGGAGGCAACTTGGAGAAGCTGGCGAGGGAGAACAACGTCCCCGTGGTCAAGGTTAAGGGACTCTCGCAGACTAGGTACTCTTTCCCTGTGCTATTTACCCCAGTGCTCAAGTTACTCTCCTACTTGTCTGGAGTGAAACTAAACCTAGACCTCCTCAAGGAAGGAGTAATAAAGGGAAAGGAGAGGATGATGAAACTGGCAGAAGAACTGGCAACCTCTATTAATGGCGTTATCCCCGTCTTTTACGCCTCAAAGTACTTTCCCATCGCCGTAAGGTTTAAACAGGAAGTAAACGAGAACGCCAAGCACCCCGCCTTTTACGGGGAAATCCCTGAAGTCAACCATAACGAAATAGAGAGCTACGCTAACGGGAAGTACCTCTTTCCCGTGGTGATAGGAAACGAGGACCTAGACAAGGTCACTTCCCAAGTGCTTAACGCTAGGCAAATAGAACCCCCCTTCAATGACGTTCTGATGAACATCTCGTCCCTAATGTTCCTGGCTGGAGTGACGTCAATAAAGATGGCCGAGAGGATGGGCGTAAACCCGGAAAAGCTCTCGGTTATCCCTAAGGCAAGGAGTTTGACAAGCAATCTATTTAAGTTGTAG
- the cysS gene encoding cysteine--tRNA ligase, with translation MIRIYNTLGRKLEEFKADGNTVRMYVCGPTVYDYVHIGHGRTFVAFDAISRYLRLRGYNLIRVQNITDIDDKIINKANETGRDWREIVETYSKNYLENLNALKVKVDLHPRVTSHINEIVDFVQKLIDKGHAYATPSGNVYFDVDTYPAYGELSNTRKEEWNQGEEFLKEKRHPYDFALWKARKPGEPYWDSPWGKGRPGWHIECSTMSTRYLGEQFEIHGGGMDLIFPHHENERAQTESYTGKQWVKYWVHVSFLTINKTKMSKSLGNIIPLNEALKKYGPSVLRYWYLSSHYRSMVDYSEEALEQSKTSLDRLKDALSIVRDILREGPKSYAKDEDVKVQRQIISEIEGFHEAMSNDFDTAKALSHVHNIASIVFSKLSNSRDFMGASIALDAFRQFNEVFAVIDEEFGAVYENVSRIIDAVIEVRNLLRARKMYDLSDQIRSILESNGIKVLDSKDKSTWRFQ, from the coding sequence ATGATAAGGATATACAACACCCTTGGGAGGAAGCTAGAGGAGTTTAAAGCCGACGGAAACACCGTCAGGATGTACGTCTGTGGGCCCACTGTTTATGATTACGTACACATAGGGCACGGCAGGACATTTGTTGCGTTTGACGCGATTTCCCGTTACCTAAGGCTAAGGGGATACAACTTAATAAGGGTACAGAACATCACTGACATCGACGATAAGATCATAAATAAGGCGAACGAGACTGGGAGGGATTGGAGGGAGATAGTTGAGACCTATTCTAAGAACTACTTAGAAAACCTTAACGCACTGAAGGTTAAGGTAGACCTCCACCCTAGGGTGACCTCCCACATCAACGAGATCGTAGACTTTGTCCAAAAGTTAATAGACAAGGGACACGCCTACGCGACGCCGAGCGGAAACGTCTACTTTGACGTGGACACTTACCCAGCTTACGGCGAGTTGTCAAACACTAGGAAGGAGGAGTGGAACCAGGGCGAGGAATTCCTAAAGGAGAAAAGACACCCTTACGACTTCGCCTTGTGGAAGGCTAGAAAACCAGGGGAGCCATATTGGGACTCTCCTTGGGGGAAGGGAAGGCCGGGCTGGCACATAGAGTGCTCCACCATGTCAACTAGGTACCTGGGTGAGCAGTTCGAGATCCACGGAGGCGGGATGGACTTGATCTTCCCCCATCACGAGAACGAGAGGGCCCAGACAGAGTCCTACACGGGAAAGCAGTGGGTAAAGTACTGGGTACACGTGTCCTTCTTAACGATCAACAAGACAAAGATGAGCAAGTCACTGGGCAACATAATACCCCTTAACGAGGCACTCAAAAAGTACGGCCCCTCGGTTCTACGTTACTGGTACTTGTCCTCCCACTACAGATCCATGGTCGACTACAGCGAGGAGGCACTGGAGCAGAGCAAAACCTCCCTAGATAGGCTAAAGGACGCCCTATCCATAGTAAGGGACATACTAAGGGAGGGACCCAAGAGCTACGCTAAGGACGAGGACGTGAAGGTACAGAGGCAGATCATATCGGAGATTGAGGGTTTCCACGAGGCCATGAGCAACGACTTCGACACGGCCAAAGCGCTGTCCCACGTGCACAACATAGCCTCAATTGTCTTCTCGAAGCTCTCAAACAGCAGGGACTTCATGGGAGCGTCTATAGCGTTGGACGCCTTTAGGCAGTTCAACGAGGTTTTCGCCGTGATTGACGAGGAGTTTGGGGCAGTTTACGAGAACGTGTCGAGGATAATAGACGCGGTAATAGAGGTCAGGAACTTGTTAAGAGCGAGGAAAATGTACGATCTTTCCGACCAGATAAGGAGTATATTAGAGAGCAACGGAATAAAGGTGCTGGACAGCAAGGACAAGTCTACTTGGAGATTTCAGTAA
- a CDS encoding NUDIX hydrolase codes for MSTPARPLVAVGGVVVSEGQVLLIKRAHPPNMGFWAIPGGKVEFRETLEEAVKREIKEETGLEVRVSELMAVVQLIKEGFHYVILDFVCEVTGGTLSPGSDAEDAKFFSRKEIEKIETTPTTREMLLRYFKGERTPMFITEISK; via the coding sequence GTGAGTACTCCGGCTAGACCATTAGTTGCGGTAGGTGGCGTGGTAGTCAGCGAAGGACAAGTACTGTTGATAAAGAGGGCACATCCCCCTAACATGGGATTCTGGGCGATTCCTGGAGGGAAAGTTGAGTTCAGGGAAACGCTTGAGGAAGCGGTAAAGAGGGAGATCAAGGAGGAGACCGGGCTTGAGGTAAGGGTCTCAGAGCTAATGGCGGTCGTCCAGCTGATAAAGGAAGGTTTCCACTACGTGATCCTCGACTTTGTTTGCGAAGTTACGGGAGGTACGCTTAGTCCAGGCTCAGACGCTGAAGACGCCAAGTTCTTCTCGAGAAAGGAAATAGAAAAGATAGAGACTACGCCTACTACGAGGGAAATGTTGTTAAGGTACTTCAAGGGAGAAAGGACGCCCATGTTTATTACTGAAATCTCCAAGTAG
- a CDS encoding Glu/Leu/Phe/Val dehydrogenase: MTSVEEVLTSNLYTQQVKKLYKIGDILGLHDDELQALATPERVIQVKVQIPGADGKIKTFIGWRSQHNSALGPYKGGVRYHPNVSQDEVIALSMIMTWKNSLLQLPYGGGKAGIRVDPKSLTRSELELLSRNFIDAIYKYIGSDIDIPAPDVNTDSQVMSWFIDEYIKITGKVDLGAVTGKPVELGGISVREYSTGLGLTHIAKLAADKFLGGIEGRSVIIQGFGNLGSFAAKYLSELGAKIVGISDSKGGVINYDGIDVNKALEVKHRTGSVVNYPEGKKVTNDELLVSQCDVLVPAALENVIHKYNAPKIQAKLIVEGANGPLTADADDILTKRQIPVVPDILANSGGVVGSYVEWANNKMGEIIEEEEAKKLILSRMEKAFSEIYKKYNDLGDQDLRTAAMVVAVERVVRAMRARGMI; encoded by the coding sequence ATGACATCCGTAGAAGAAGTTCTAACTTCGAATCTTTACACGCAACAGGTGAAGAAGCTCTACAAAATTGGTGACATATTAGGTTTACACGACGACGAACTTCAGGCTTTAGCCACACCGGAGCGCGTGATCCAGGTCAAGGTTCAGATTCCGGGGGCCGATGGAAAAATTAAGACATTTATAGGCTGGAGGTCACAGCACAACAGCGCTCTAGGGCCTTACAAGGGCGGAGTGAGGTACCACCCTAACGTTAGCCAAGATGAAGTGATTGCGCTCTCAATGATAATGACGTGGAAGAACTCCCTTTTACAGTTGCCCTACGGTGGAGGAAAGGCGGGCATAAGGGTCGATCCAAAGTCCTTAACCAGATCAGAGCTTGAGCTCCTCTCTAGGAACTTCATAGACGCTATATATAAGTATATAGGAAGCGACATAGATATACCTGCCCCCGACGTTAATACGGACTCTCAGGTGATGTCGTGGTTTATAGACGAGTACATAAAGATAACCGGAAAAGTCGACCTGGGAGCAGTGACCGGAAAGCCCGTAGAGCTAGGAGGAATCTCCGTAAGGGAGTACAGCACCGGACTAGGACTGACTCACATAGCGAAACTAGCTGCGGATAAGTTCTTGGGAGGAATTGAGGGCAGAAGCGTAATTATACAGGGGTTCGGAAACCTAGGTTCCTTTGCGGCCAAATACCTTTCGGAACTTGGAGCCAAGATCGTGGGAATAAGCGATTCAAAAGGAGGGGTAATCAACTACGACGGTATAGACGTGAACAAGGCACTGGAGGTAAAGCATAGAACTGGGTCCGTGGTCAACTACCCAGAGGGTAAAAAGGTGACTAACGACGAGCTACTGGTCAGTCAATGCGACGTACTAGTACCTGCTGCCTTAGAGAACGTCATACATAAGTACAACGCTCCGAAAATACAAGCTAAGCTGATAGTAGAGGGAGCCAACGGCCCACTAACTGCGGACGCTGACGACATACTAACTAAGAGACAGATACCAGTAGTCCCCGACATACTGGCTAACTCTGGAGGGGTAGTCGGAAGTTACGTCGAGTGGGCAAACAACAAGATGGGAGAGATAATAGAGGAAGAGGAGGCAAAGAAGCTGATCTTGAGTAGGATGGAGAAGGCCTTCAGCGAGATCTACAAGAAATACAACGATCTAGGAGACCAGGACTTACGTACAGCTGCAATGGTGGTGGCAGTAGAGAGAGTAGTTAGGGCAATGAGAGCTAGGGGAATGATTTGA
- a CDS encoding TIGR00304 family protein translates to MEGLIELGILLIFLGFLIVFLSVIYEALKNSEGNEEKRETKAGGIILIGPIPIVFGSNKEIAKWMIVVALIITAILVALYVLAYL, encoded by the coding sequence ATGGAAGGGCTAATTGAACTGGGCATACTTCTGATTTTCCTTGGCTTTTTGATAGTGTTCCTCTCTGTAATTTACGAGGCCCTCAAGAACAGTGAAGGTAACGAAGAAAAACGAGAAACTAAGGCTGGAGGAATTATACTGATCGGCCCCATACCTATAGTATTTGGTAGCAACAAGGAAATCGCAAAGTGGATGATAGTGGTTGCCTTAATAATAACGGCCATATTAGTGGCACTATATGTCCTCGCCTACCTTTAA
- a CDS encoding ATP/GTP-binding protein, whose translation MRLLEFYTNNFRSLSDVSLSSLGGFNVILGFNGYGKTNLLTAVYVFVRNLTAGIEKRSAEDRNQEFVLLWQGYDTSKPIFLGGKLQFSEKEVEKVTGKIQPMTIEIVNKLRYVNGYIEWELDTLKVNGSVLSKEGLDDVRKLLSYASGQIEYVPIFDQEYFDNIMKRLVEISRSPINLRKYWYDFVNLVSVTIPEIKGMEIWDSRKLVLNVYNLPIYIDLAASGFQRVILMLFVIWLSGNKILLIEEPEVNMHPTLQYKVVKLLKSWTDAKTLQVFITTHSPFIVSSDVDNYIVLRRNSSYSRAISVLPSENLRSLLSILKVSISDLLFSKTIILCNEYADPNAISNWLKRLNVNPEYNGISIYSVKTDLELQSWLKLRDILKLDVIFLGLCDKLDPSVGDRCIPLGREVESFYSKTGILEALKTFGIYPDDKELKDLGKEDNLRWLINVLRKRGLDYSLIRSSLSDIVTRIDSLEIPKEVELLANKIKSFQVVQ comes from the coding sequence TTGAGATTACTGGAATTTTACACCAATAACTTCCGTAGTCTCTCTGACGTCAGTCTTTCGTCTCTAGGCGGGTTTAATGTTATCCTCGGTTTCAACGGTTACGGAAAGACTAACCTGTTGACTGCCGTTTACGTCTTTGTGAGGAATTTGACCGCAGGGATAGAGAAGAGGTCAGCCGAGGACAGGAACCAAGAGTTCGTGTTGCTCTGGCAGGGTTACGACACGTCTAAGCCGATATTTCTGGGGGGTAAGTTGCAGTTTTCGGAGAAGGAAGTGGAGAAGGTAACCGGAAAGATCCAGCCAATGACCATTGAGATAGTCAACAAGCTTAGGTACGTAAACGGTTACATAGAGTGGGAGCTGGACACCCTAAAGGTAAATGGGTCGGTACTCTCTAAAGAGGGACTCGACGACGTGCGGAAGCTGTTGAGCTACGCCTCTGGGCAGATAGAGTACGTGCCCATATTCGACCAGGAGTACTTTGATAACATCATGAAAAGGCTAGTGGAGATAAGCAGGTCGCCCATAAACCTGAGGAAGTACTGGTACGATTTCGTAAACTTGGTTAGCGTTACAATACCGGAGATAAAGGGAATGGAGATATGGGACTCAAGAAAGCTTGTCCTAAATGTGTATAACCTTCCAATATACATTGATCTGGCGGCCAGCGGTTTCCAGAGGGTTATCCTTATGCTATTTGTTATTTGGCTAAGCGGTAACAAGATCCTCCTAATAGAGGAACCGGAAGTCAACATGCACCCTACCCTTCAGTACAAGGTAGTGAAACTGCTGAAGAGCTGGACGGACGCAAAGACATTACAAGTCTTCATAACTACCCATTCTCCTTTTATAGTGTCTAGCGACGTCGATAACTACATAGTGTTGAGGAGGAATTCCTCCTATTCCAGAGCGATATCCGTTCTTCCATCCGAGAACTTAAGGAGCTTGTTGAGTATACTCAAGGTGAGCATAAGCGACCTGCTTTTCAGCAAGACCATTATACTGTGCAACGAGTACGCAGACCCCAACGCTATCTCCAACTGGTTGAAGAGGCTAAACGTAAACCCAGAGTACAACGGGATATCGATTTACAGTGTCAAGACAGACCTAGAGCTACAGTCGTGGCTAAAGTTGAGGGACATTCTCAAACTAGACGTCATATTCCTAGGTCTCTGCGACAAGCTAGACCCCTCGGTAGGGGATCGGTGCATCCCTTTAGGAAGGGAGGTAGAGTCGTTCTATAGCAAGACCGGTATACTGGAGGCTCTCAAAACCTTTGGAATATATCCCGACGACAAGGAGCTGAAGGACTTGGGAAAGGAGGACAATTTGAGGTGGTTGATAAACGTTCTGAGAAAGAGGGGACTAGACTACTCGCTGATCAGGTCATCACTTAGCGATATCGTGACGAGGATAGACAGCCTGGAGATTCCAAAAGAGGTTGAGTTGTTGGCGAATAAGATTAAATCTTTTCAAGTAGTTCAGTAA
- a CDS encoding SDR family oxidoreductase codes for MDLGIRNKRVIVTAASRGIGYATAKRFLEEGAKVIISSHDENKLREAYSKLREIGEVHYVRADLTSVDEIANLVRKSRDILGGIDVLAYVTGSPKPGNFLELSDKDWEEGFKLLLMSAVVAIRESVKYMGSGGRIILSTSMTLRQPIDNLDLSNVIRLSLAGLIKSASKLLAPRGILVNGIMPGWTLTERVDQLVKDRARRQGKREEEVIAEITKEIPMARMAQPEEVANVILFLASSLSTYVTGTIIPVDGGITKCTF; via the coding sequence ATGGACTTGGGAATAAGGAACAAGAGGGTAATAGTAACGGCAGCAAGTAGGGGGATTGGCTATGCAACCGCAAAGAGGTTCTTAGAGGAAGGGGCCAAGGTCATCATTTCCTCACACGACGAAAATAAACTAAGGGAGGCCTACTCGAAGTTAAGGGAAATAGGAGAGGTCCATTACGTCAGGGCAGACCTCACTTCCGTGGATGAAATCGCCAACTTGGTGCGGAAATCCAGAGATATTCTAGGAGGAATAGACGTACTTGCATACGTTACCGGCAGCCCTAAGCCGGGAAACTTCCTAGAGCTCTCCGACAAGGACTGGGAAGAGGGCTTCAAGTTACTCCTCATGAGCGCAGTTGTGGCCATTAGGGAGTCGGTCAAGTACATGGGGAGCGGGGGAAGGATAATACTTTCCACCTCAATGACGTTAAGACAGCCCATCGACAACTTGGATCTCTCAAACGTTATTAGACTTTCCTTAGCAGGGCTGATAAAATCTGCCTCCAAGTTGTTGGCTCCACGCGGAATACTGGTCAATGGGATAATGCCTGGTTGGACGTTAACGGAACGCGTTGACCAACTTGTGAAGGATAGGGCCAGGAGGCAGGGGAAGAGGGAAGAGGAAGTGATTGCCGAGATAACAAAGGAGATACCTATGGCCAGGATGGCACAGCCTGAGGAAGTAGCTAACGTTATACTCTTCTTGGCCTCTAGCTTGTCCACTTACGTTACGGGTACGATCATCCCCGTAGATGGAGGCATAACTAAGTGTACTTTTTAA